GCGTTCCGGCTCGCCCTCGTCTATCTCCCAGGAACCTCCGCCTGTCCACCCGCCCCGAGGTCGCCACCCCTCTCACCAGCATTCGCCGCCGTAACGCCAGAATGATGGTGGTGACGGACAACTTCGTGGAGGCGGACAACGCGGAGGCCATAATCTCCAGGATCGAGCACAAGTCCCGCAAGATCGAGAGCTTGCTCAAGCAGTAAACTTCCCCTCCTCGATCCCTCTCTTGCCGCCTTTCCGTCCGCGATTTCGCCGGATTGATTTTGAGCTAACCCACCTCCGCATTTCCTCGTGTTTCGTTTCGTCGCGTGCAGGTCGAAGCTGGTGGACGCTCTCAAGACCGCCCTCGAAGGATTGCCTCCGAACACGCGGGACGAGCGATGCAAGGTTTGCCCTGTTTTTTGGTGGGTTTTTGCTGCTTGTATCGGTAGATCTTTCCGGGTGGTGAAGTCGTGGTCTTTGCAGTCGACGAACTGGATAGTGGTGCACAGAGCGATAATGGCGATGAAGGATCTGGACACCTTGTTCTCTTCTCTGGATCCCGAGTACTACAACATCCTCATGAAGTGAGTGTTGCGCTGTCTTTTCCCTGTTTTCTGTACCCGTCTGTTGTCGATGCTTGTTCGGATTTATTGCTTCGTGTTTGCTTAGTAATCCTTACTGTGGAATTGAAATGTTTGGAGTGATGGTAGCAATTTAAGGCACAGGGGATGGTTTTCTTGTTTCCATTAAGTTTGTAGCGCTTGAAGGCACAAGTGATATCAATGTCGAAATGCCACTGTGTGTGGGGGGTTTGTGAAGGGCTTAATCTTTTCACTCAACTgtcttgttctttcaatgggaCATTTGAGTACTCCTGTAGTCCCTTGATACAGATTAACATAAGGATCATGGGCTCATTGGGTAGTGACGATTATGCCTAATGATTATCGGTTGTGAAGGGCTTAATTATTGAGCCGTTTGTTGTGGCTGCAGCTTTTGGTAGAGATATTTAATAAAGATCAAGAATTCATGGGTGATGTAATGACTAGAAACAGCAAACTGTCTCTTCAGTTCATTAGTTTATCTGTGTCATCAGGGCTGGCATGTTTTTTTTACCCCAACAACTTAGTTTgatattcattttcttatttctggTGTTCAAACCTACAAATAATTGGGTGAGAATAACACAAACTAATGAAGTGATCTTGGAAGAATTaccatttatgaaatttgaacataaCTTTGTAAAGGAATAGCCTACCACTTTGGTTTAGGTTATCAGTTTCTCAATTTTGCTTATGAAGAATAGGTTGCGCCAGTAACTACTATTAATTGTATGCTTTGGCTGATCATAGTCTATCTATTTAAGGCCTTGTTAAAATGTTTGTGTTGTTGTATTGTGAATTCACTGAATTATGCTACTTGTGATTGCTCTACGTATTTGTTGACACCCCATTTTTGAAGGAACAAACCTTGTTAAACTATGCAAGGCAGTCAAGTTAGAGTGTATAGGGATTCCTATTCCCAAAGAAAAGCCCTTTTAGAGGCTATGCTCAGACGAAGCTGGACTTTCTTTATTGCTACAATGTGATTTGTATTAGGCATTCTAGTTGCCTCTTCCCAAGGATCGGTACCAATGCTTTGTAtg
The window above is part of the Eucalyptus grandis isolate ANBG69807.140 chromosome 6, ASM1654582v1, whole genome shotgun sequence genome. Proteins encoded here:
- the LOC104423641 gene encoding uncharacterized protein LOC104423641 isoform X2; translation: MGRRVGRVPARPRLSPRNLRLSTRPEVATPLTSIRRRNARMMVVTDNFVEADNAEAIISRIEHKSRKIESLLKQSKLVDALKTALEGLPPNTRDERFDELDSGAQSDNGDEGSGHLVLFSGSRVLQHPHEVSLAAVDIIPLFCGSAPDLKLVRRIC
- the LOC104423641 gene encoding actin-related protein 2/3 complex subunit 5A isoform X1; this encodes MGRRVGRVPARPRLSPRNLRLSTRPEVATPLTSIRRRNARMMVVTDNFVEADNAEAIISRIEHKSRKIESLLKQSKLVDALKTALEGLPPNTRDERCKSTNWIVVHRAIMAMKDLDTLFSSLDPEYYNILMKLIMQLWSHDQQIEHCLLILPWLTEIKG
- the LOC104423641 gene encoding actin-related protein 2/3 complex subunit 5A isoform X3, with translation MGRRVGRVPARPRLSPRNLRLSTRPEVATPLTSIRRRNARMMVVTDNFVEADNAEAIISRIEHKSRKIESLLKQSKLVDALKTALEGLPPNTRDERCKSTNWIVVHRAIMAMKDLDTLFSSLDPEYYNILMKLA